The segment AAATACAGTTACAAGTTAAAACTAACCATTAGAAAACATAATCAAAGATTATTAACGAGGTTACTGAGATCAATCAGCTATAAACCCTAATTTGATTCCCCTTTGAATCAATCAGACATCGCAGTCTTTAAGCATCCAACAAAATTAAAGCGAGCCATTACATAACGCACAGTAGATCTACAGTGTATACCCTAACAATCAGCAGAGTCCATAGCTACGAAGCATAAAGAGAAACCCTAATCGAATCACCTAAATCGAAGCAGAAGCATGAATTAAAACTCAGAACCCTAATCGAATCAATCACCTGAAATCGAGAGAGGAGCTTGCAAGAGACCGAGAAAGAAgagattaattatttttttgttttttctaaaaagaaTTAATCGAAAGAGGAGCTTGCAGGTCAGTGTGTTTCCCGCGTACGAAGCCCGTTCCTTAACGGCCCATTATCTATAAAACGATGTCGTATCAACGTACTCGCTTTTTAAaggcaaaaaaataattagggCCTGCATAAAAAGCCCATTCAATAACGGCTCGTCATCGAATAAACGGGGTCGTTTCATCCTTCTTCTACGCTCGCTTTTTAAAGgcgaaaaaataataataagggTTTTCAAATTGGTTAAAAATtcgatttcttcttcctctgtaaCATCGGAAACTTCAATTCCCGTCGCCGGAAACTCTTGACTTCGCCTCCCCTGCCGAGGAGGAGAAAAATGACGAGTAAAGCCTCCTCAAGTGTTGAGCTCCTGACCCGGTGGAGGAGAATCGAGGAAGACGAAGAGGAGAACGACGATTCTGATCCCTCTACAGTACGCCGTCTTAACCAGCGCAAAGAACAATGGTTCCCTTccttctctatctctctctctctctccctctcacTTCTTTCGTTAAAATTGAGTTTGAATCCGAGCCCAAGCTGATGTTTTCTACAGGTTTACAGATGCATTCACCATGCTGATCTCCTTGCCGAAGGAGACTCATATCTGGTGCGGGTGTAGCGACGTGATGGGACCTCTTATCGAGACGTTCTACAATTTCTTCAGAGACGATAGAGAGGACTCGCCTCTTAAAGTTTTGTGGAAGAGAATCTCTGGGGAGATGCGGACTTGTGCTCAGTGTATCTCTCAGCACCATCAGACGCAAGAGATGTATGAGAAAGAGTACGAGTGCGCTTCCGTTGGTCCGTTGCTCGTTGTGCTGCGTAAGCTTGATGAGCAGAGAGTGACTACTCACTTGCAAGAGATTAACTTGATGATAGAAAAAGGAGCGTATGATCCTGATCATCATCATGCTGAAGTTGTTAGTGTAATGTACGAGGTAGTGTCGGAGATTCTGTGATTGTTATTTCAATGATGAACGATTTGTGTTGATTCCGGGGGGTGTTTTCAGGTTTTGATGTTTCCCTTCTTCTTTGACGACATGTCCTTATGCACTGAGTTTGAGAAGTTCATTGAGTCGATCGACAACATTCATGAGCTGGCATTTGCTGAGAATCAAGAATTTCCGGTATAGTCTTATCCCGTGGAGAGGTTCTTGTGTTTCTTGCTTAACTAAAATCTCTCTGACTTGGTATATTCTCTCATTTTATCCTTTTTAGGGTGTGTATGCGCTTCTTTTTCTCAATAGAAGGGTGCGTGTCATTGGTTATCGCTTGGCAAGGGCCATGGGGAAGttgaggtatatatatatatgttctcaTGACTGTATTTATTGCTTATGAAACTTTGATTGCTATAATGTATGTTATATTATCTGCTTCCTTGGCAGGTCAGCAACTCAGTTGGAACGCCTTCAGCCATTGCTCAAGAAATTCATTGGAATTCTTGAGATGGAGGGAATGCCTTCTTCATCTCAGGATCCAAGGCCGAGGATTAATCTAGACCGCTCATCCATATGGCTTGGGATGACATCATTGTAAGACTTAATGACTAAATCTCATTTTGTAGTTTTTGTCTTATATTGttgttatttaatttttcttgaTTTGCTGATTCCTGAATGTTTTCGGTTTCTTAAAGGCTTGAGTTCTTAGAAGGCCCTGCTTTTGAAGAGGGGATATTAGAGCCTTATCCCATTTTTGTTGATACAGTGTTGAATCATATAAGCGGCGATTCACCTGAGTTCTCACTGGCTGTTAATTGCCTCAAAGAGCTATTTAAGACACTTGGTATGGTAACTATTGTTGTTTTTCAAAGTACTCAGTGTATCTTGAAACTCTATATTATGTTTAGATGATACATTCTCACATTCTCAAAGGTTGTAAGCTTTGGCTTAGGGCTACCTTGTCCCCAAGTGTGATGCGTAACACGTTGTTGGGTCAGTGTTTCCATACAAGAGCCGAGAAGATCCACAAAGCCATTTTTGATCTTTTCCAGCCATTATTACAGGCAAGCTTGATATAGTTTCTCCTAAATATATGATTTCTCTAAAGAGATTTGTCATGATTGACGTGTTTTGTGCTCTTCGTTTCAATTTTACTTATCTTTTCATATTATGCATTATGTCCAGTCCCTTGAGGCTTTGCGAGATGGTGAGCATGAAAAGCAACGTAGACACTTTCTCTACTTTCTCCTTCATCAGGTCCCAGTTAGCAGTAACTTCAGTGTTTTAGCGAGAAGAATTGGCCACAAGGTAGTTCTACTAACACATATTTGTTGCATTTTTTTCTTGGAGTGAAACTCTTTGATCCCTTTATCTATCTTCaccaaactttttttctttctttctttcagaTTGCTCTTCTTATTGTGCTCAGAGGTTACAAGATGAACCCTCCTTGCCCTCCCTTTGAGTGTGCACACATGTGGTTAGTATAACTGGTCCTATCTTTTCTTTTGCAGCTGTTTGTTGTGTCTGGTACTTGAGAGAATCGGCTTTAAATTCCATCCTTGGCTTTGAATATCTATAAAATACTTTTCACATGAGCTTGAAGGATATTAAGTATGAAGATTCTTGtttcattatatatatgttgtggTTGTGATTGTTTCTTTCTTCTCACAAGTTCCCGTTCGCTTATTAcgtattttattttggtatgaTAGATGAAAATACACGTTTTCTCATAGACAATTGATTTGACAGGGGACCGTCTCTTGTGTCATCGTTTAACGATTCTGCACTACATATATCATTGCGTCAACCTGCTATTGATCTTGTCCAAACTATCCTGGTATCTGATGCTACGGCCCTACTAGCTTCGCTGCTACGAAATAATACAGGCAACTATATGGGAAATGAGGTAAAATATGACGACGATGACAGTAATCTTCCCTTTCCCCATGCTGTCGAAGATGTAAGTGATCGTCCGTGGAGTGACTTTACCCAGCAGAGCAAAGTTACTCTTGGGGAGTGTAAAGAGTGGATGTGCATTCCAATGCTCTGGATTACTACTCTTACAAATACAAATCTTCTAAACCTTCCAGTATCGCTATCCCAAGCAGTATTTTGGTCTCGGTCACGTTTTTGTTTGGTGGAATCTGAAAAGAACGATGACATGACGGTTGATATGGAAACCTGGCTTTCATCTTCCGCTGTTGAAATCAAAGGCACGCTTGGATGGAAGGTAGCAACAGGTTCTGATGACGGGGGGCCAGGAAAGGAGTCAAAAAACTCTGTAACAGTATCAAAGATGTGTCCTACTTTAATACGAACATTGAAGAGGTACTTTTTCATTTCACTATTGTGGTAGGAAAACCACGAAGTCTCTGTTACGATTTGTTATAGTGAGgcttttgggttttgattttgtAGATTGACCACTGGTTTTCTGGTCCAAATGGGTGAAGAGTATCGAAAACAATGGACCTGGGTACCAGGGATGAGCGAAACTTTCATCCTTTCTCTTTCAGATCCAGATGATGTACGTAACAACCTGAAATGATTGATGGGTACCATCTCACGAGATGATTGCTTTATGTTTAAAACTCTCTGGTTCAAATGCGTGTAATGTTGAGCAATGTTGCTAGTGTTGTTTTTGTTGACAGAATATACGGCAGTTTGGAAAGTCTATGCTGGAACACGTTTCAAATACCAGAGGTCTGTCTTGTGGGCTGAAGTTTCTCTGCTCTCAAAGTTCACACCTCGTACATGTTTTTTCTGGAGCTACACATGTTTTACAGCAGGTAGGCAGCAGCTACATTCTATTCAAGATATAGAACGATACACATACAATGAGTCCTTCAACTTTTGTCTCATGAATGCAAGTTCAGTAATAATTTGCATTTTTCTGCTCCGTACGTGATGATGTTCTTAATGTTAGTCTTTGCTTAGGCTACAACACGTCCACCCTTTGCCACTATTGCTTATTTCAGTTTTGCTGATTTTGGCAGGTCCATTTGAGCTCTGTCCTACAAAGATTTCAGATCCTGCatcattttttctttctattattCAAGCTGCTGAAGGAAGAGGATGTGGTCATTATTACTGAAGCTGTGAAGAGTTCTGCAGGGGGATTTTTGAGGCAACCGGACTTCAGTGCTCCTCCTGTGATTGAGAGCAGAAATTCCTCCACTGCTACCCCGGAATTACTGAAGTTTCTCTACTCGCTGGCAGAAGTTGCCTGGGCCGCAGTAAGGAAGTGCTTAGCTGAGGGAAAGACTTTCATCCATCAAAGTCTTTGCCAGGTATTAGATAGTGAGCCTTTGTTATACATCTATTGCTTATGCTTTATTCTACTGTCCTCTTGGGTTGTCTATCTTTGAGCTATTTGTGATTCAAATTAGTCGAGTATGGCTTTTTGCTTAGGTTCCAATTTATCTTAATTGGCAGATGACGTGTGTACGTTTGCTTGAGATAACTCCTGTCGTTCTGGGAAAGCTTAGACTAAGCCGTGAAGAGTCCTGTGCTATTGGAGGAGCTTTGAAAGATGCATCTGATCTTAAATGGCTTCCTGATCTCATTGATTGGGGAAGGTCACAACTTAAAGTTGTTGTTACGTATTGGAGACGAGCATTAGCGGCTTTGCTAGATATCTTGCAAGGATCAAAGAGTGACACTTGTTCCTCAGCAGTCCAGGCTATCAGACGTGTGTTGTCTGCTGGTAAGTGGTTTTCGTGCTTGCCCGTTGTTACTAATTGGcaattttgaattatatttcTCTGATTATAGAATTCATCATGCTTTTCCTCTTTTTAATTCAGATGATCTTGACATCGAGCAATTAGCAGACCAAATCTCCCGCCTTGTTCCCAAGAAAAATGAGTGCCTTAAACCTGTTAAAGCTGTTGGCAGAGCACCAGATAATGTGATGGATCTAACAGAGGATGTGACTGAGAAGGAATCATTGAAGAATTTACCTAGTTTGCATAAGTCTCATCAACTTGATATCAATAAAACTCTTCCACCTATCAGAAGCATGTCACGGGTCCCATCTCTGAAGAAGGGTACTTCTAGTATTGATACTTCAAAGAGTTCGGCGGCAGTTGTCTCAGAGAAAGATGTTTCAGTAAGATCCAGCAATATGGTTAGGGACCTTCCCACCACAAGCGCTGAACCAAGCAAGGTTGGTAGCATGAGTAAGGATGCAGAAAACAGACAGACTGTGGGAGGTCCTCTTTCACTTGTAAACAGAGCCAACTTAAAGAACGCTGCTGATGAATTCATCTCTCGTGGAACTTCGAAAGAGGCCCAGAAATCTGCGATTTCCAACACCAAAGGCATGGATTTGAGAAAAGTAGTTATTGAGCCGGAGGTTGATCCACTGGATTTGGCACTTAAATCTCTGAAACCCCAGCCATTGCCCCTAGCAAAACCAGGACCTATTGTTCCCAAACGACAAGTTATTCAACTTTGTGCACCTGTAAATAAGAAAGCTGAGCGTTGGCAGAGGCAAGCAGCTGGATTTAAAAGATTCAGGCCACCAAAGCTTGAAGATTGGTTTAGAAAGATTTTGCAAATGGACTACTATGCAATAGTGGGACTGGCGTCAACAAATAAAGATGAGAATCAGAATGTCGGAAAGTTCAGGGAAGTTCCAGTGCGTTTTAGCTCACCTGAGCAATATGTACAGATTTTCCAGCCCTTGGTTCTCGAAGAGTTTAAAGCACAGTTGCAAAGTTCCTTCCAGGAGATATCGTCATTGGAGGAGATTTATTATGGTGATCTGTCTGTTTTGTCGATTGAAAGGGTTGATGACTTCCACTTTGTTCGTTTTATTAAAGACGAAAGTGATGGACCCAACTCGAAAAGTTTCTCTGAGAATGATTTGATTTTGTTCACAAAAGAGCATCCAGAAAACAGTAATGTTGGTGGTAATATGATTGGAAAGGTATGTGGTATTGCTAATACTTGAACTTAATAAATTTCTCACATATAATCATATGATCTTTATTGGCCTTGCTTGTTTCTTAGGTGGAAGGGCGGGAATGGGATGAGAAAAAACGGTCGAGTATTTTGAATGTGCGCTTGTATCTTCAGAATGCGTCTTCACGATTAAATCAAGCTAGAAGGAATCTATTGGAACGTAGCCAATGGCATGCATGTCGGATTTTAAACATTACATCCCAAATCCGAGAGTTTCAAGCGTTGTCATCCATTAAGGATATCCCCGTTCTTCCTGTGATCTTGAGCCCTTTGGGTGACTCGAACTATGACTCTGAAACTAAAAGATCAGATCTGCGTTCATTACCACATTCTTTACAACAAATACTCAAATCATCTTTCAATGAGAGTCAACTTCAGGCTATTAGCGTTTCCATTGGCTCATCCAATCTGACAAAAGAGTTTGACATTTCACTTATTCAGGGTCCTCCAGGTTAGTCGTTTTCTTTCTTTGTCAGTATTAACCAATTATTTTGATACTATGCTAGTCTTTGATCTttgatgaatattttttttgcttgatAGGAACTGGCAAGACTCGCACTATTGTTGCCATTATTAGTGGTTTGCTTGCTTCCGTTTCACGTAAAACTGGAAATTCTGAGCAAGATCATAGTTCTTCTACAACTTCTAGGCAGAGAATGAATCCGAATGTGGCTATGGCAAGGGTATGGCAAGATGCAGCTCTGGCTAAACAGCTAGATGATGATGGGGAGTCAAAGAAAAAGATAGGAGAAAAGATTGGTAAGGGAAGGGTATTGATCTGCGCTCAGTCAAATGCTGCAGTTGATGAATTAGTTTCGCGAATATCTAGTTTAGGCATTTATGGTATGGATGGGAAGATGTTTAAACCGTATCTTGTGAGGGTTGGTAATGCAAAAACTGTTCATCCAAATTCACTGCCCTTCTTTTTGGACACCCTGGTCGATCAGCGCTTAGCAGAGGAGAAATTGCGGATAAACAAAGCTAAGAGTAATAAGGCTGAAGATTCTTCTGCCTTACTGCGCTGTAATTTAGAGAAGGTCGTTGATCAGATCACCCGTTTTGAAGCTAAGCGTGCAAACTTAAACCAGGAAAGTTTGGACGCCAAAGAAAAGCTAGGGAGTAAAAACCTCGATATAGATGATGATGGCAAGCCAATGTCTGATGCAGAGCTAGGAATAAGATTGCGGAGGCTATATGAGCAAAAGAGGAAAATTTACAAAGATCTTGGTGCTGTTCAGGCTCAAGAGAGAAAAGCTAACAATGAAATTAGAGCATTGAAGCATAAGTTGAGGAAGTCCATTCTTAAAGATGCTCAAATAGTTGTTACGACTTTAAGTGGTTGTGGAGGAGACTTGTACAATGTGTGTGCTGAATCTTCATCAGCCCATAAATTTGGCAGTCCATCTGAAGATAATTTGTTTGATGCTGTAGTGATTGACGAAGCAGCTCAGGTGAAGACACTACACGCCTGATTGTTTTGCAGAGGTGTTCGTGTCACAACTCATtactaatttgtttttgttttacagGCTCTGGAGCCAGCTACCTTGATTCCTCTACAGCTCTTAAAGTCGAGAGGGACTAAATGCATAATGGTGAGAATCGTTCACTTGTGTTACAAAACGTTCTATAAATTTGCAgtttttttctaataacattTTCGGTGATTAAAGGTTGGAGATCCAAAGCAGCTTCCAGCAACTGTTCTCTCCAACATTGCTAGTAAATACTTGTATGAGTGCAGCATGTTTGAACGCTTACAAAGGGCTGGTTATCCTATCCTTATGCTTACTCAACAGGTATACATCACCTGATTTTCTTGGCTCGTAGTTTCAGTTTTGGAATTTCTCCTTTCACATAATCTTATGTTTACATGATGTAATAGTGAATTTGGAACTTGGGCTTACACTTTCTCTGCTAAAAACAGTATAGGATGCATCCAGATATTTGTAGATTCCCGTCTATGCATTTCTACGACAATAAGCTGC is part of the Brassica rapa cultivar Chiifu-401-42 chromosome A09, CAAS_Brap_v3.01, whole genome shotgun sequence genome and harbors:
- the LOC103842833 gene encoding uncharacterized protein LOC103842833 isoform X1, encoding MTSKASSSVELLTRWRRIEEDEEENDDSDPSTVRRLNQRKEQWFTDAFTMLISLPKETHIWCGCSDVMGPLIETFYNFFRDDREDSPLKVLWKRISGEMRTCAQCISQHHQTQEMYEKEYECASVGPLLVVLRKLDEQRVTTHLQEINLMIEKGAYDPDHHHAEVVSVMYEVLMFPFFFDDMSLCTEFEKFIESIDNIHELAFAENQEFPGVYALLFLNRRVRVIGYRLARAMGKLRSATQLERLQPLLKKFIGILEMEGMPSSSQDPRPRINLDRSSIWLGMTSLLEFLEGPAFEEGILEPYPIFVDTVLNHISGDSPEFSLAVNCLKELFKTLGCKLWLRATLSPSVMRNTLLGQCFHTRAEKIHKAIFDLFQPLLQSLEALRDGEHEKQRRHFLYFLLHQVPVSSNFSVLARRIGHKIALLIVLRGYKMNPPCPPFECAHMWGPSLVSSFNDSALHISLRQPAIDLVQTILVSDATALLASLLRNNTGNYMGNEVKYDDDDSNLPFPHAVEDVSDRPWSDFTQQSKVTLGECKEWMCIPMLWITTLTNTNLLNLPVSLSQAVFWSRSRFCLVESEKNDDMTVDMETWLSSSAVEIKGTLGWKVATGSDDGGPGKESKNSVTVSKMCPTLIRTLKRLTTGFLVQMGEEYRKQWTWVPGMSETFILSLSDPDDNIRQFGKSMLEHVSNTRGLSCGLKFLCSQSSHLVHVFSGATHVLQQVHLSSVLQRFQILHHFFFLLFKLLKEEDVVIITEAVKSSAGGFLRQPDFSAPPVIESRNSSTATPELLKFLYSLAEVAWAAVRKCLAEGKTFIHQSLCQMTCVRLLEITPVVLGKLRLSREESCAIGGALKDASDLKWLPDLIDWGRSQLKVVVTYWRRALAALLDILQGSKSDTCSSAVQAIRRVLSADDLDIEQLADQISRLVPKKNECLKPVKAVGRAPDNVMDLTEDVTEKESLKNLPSLHKSHQLDINKTLPPIRSMSRVPSLKKGTSSIDTSKSSAAVVSEKDVSVRSSNMVRDLPTTSAEPSKVGSMSKDAENRQTVGGPLSLVNRANLKNAADEFISRGTSKEAQKSAISNTKGMDLRKVVIEPEVDPLDLALKSLKPQPLPLAKPGPIVPKRQVIQLCAPVNKKAERWQRQAAGFKRFRPPKLEDWFRKILQMDYYAIVGLASTNKDENQNVGKFREVPVRFSSPEQYVQIFQPLVLEEFKAQLQSSFQEISSLEEIYYGDLSVLSIERVDDFHFVRFIKDESDGPNSKSFSENDLILFTKEHPENSNVGGNMIGKVEGREWDEKKRSSILNVRLYLQNASSRLNQARRNLLERSQWHACRILNITSQIREFQALSSIKDIPVLPVILSPLGDSNYDSETKRSDLRSLPHSLQQILKSSFNESQLQAISVSIGSSNLTKEFDISLIQGPPGTGKTRTIVAIISGLLASVSRKTGNSEQDHSSSTTSRQRMNPNVAMARVWQDAALAKQLDDDGESKKKIGEKIGKGRVLICAQSNAAVDELVSRISSLGIYGMDGKMFKPYLVRVGNAKTVHPNSLPFFLDTLVDQRLAEEKLRINKAKSNKAEDSSALLRCNLEKVVDQITRFEAKRANLNQESLDAKEKLGSKNLDIDDDGKPMSDAELGIRLRRLYEQKRKIYKDLGAVQAQERKANNEIRALKHKLRKSILKDAQIVVTTLSGCGGDLYNVCAESSSAHKFGSPSEDNLFDAVVIDEAAQALEPATLIPLQLLKSRGTKCIMVGDPKQLPATVLSNIASKYLYECSMFERLQRAGYPILMLTQQYRMHPDICRFPSMHFYDNKLLNGVDMSSKSAPFHESPYLRPYVFYDIVDGQEHRSGDSSSVCNEQEAEAAVQLLRFFKKRYPSEFVAGRIGIITPYKRQLAVLRSRFSSAFGSQVAADMELNTVDGFQGREVDILVLSTVRATHSASDGNNQSRIGFVADVRRMNVALTRARLSLWVFGNTRTLQRDHNWGALVKDAKEREAIIPVKRPYNMFGEKATEQKQFENLSKNFPEPEKQQQHSRRKEHRAETSSDRKMRKPDGDVVPLSSKGSESKQSRRKAKEEASSQRENQATGSEEVRSEVNPRRNQEKKEKMKGIEKSSNPEDTDVTSSKKKKEEPNAWKKSKKASSKLDSNKREKSTDESEQRDRQINKGNASCNQGGGEDVVSKRKKQREAVAAILNSSLIPSHKPKPPKRPLSPSSTASSHTRPSKAIKESTKNNSKQR
- the LOC103842833 gene encoding uncharacterized protein LOC103842833 isoform X3; this encodes MTSKASSSVELLTRWRRIEEDEEENDDSDPSTVRRLNQRKEQWFTDAFTMLISLPKETHIWCGCSDVMGPLIETFYNFFRDDREDSPLKVLWKRISGEMRTCAQCISQHHQTQEMYEKEYECASVGPLLVVLRKLDEQRVTTHLQEINLMIEKGAYDPDHHHAEVVSVMYEVLMFPFFFDDMSLCTEFEKFIESIDNIHELAFAENQEFPGVYALLFLNRRVRVIGYRLARAMGKLRSATQLERLQPLLKKFIGILEMEGMPSSSQDPRPRINLDRSSIWLGMTSLLEFLEGPAFEEGILEPYPIFVDTVLNHISGDSPEFSLAVNCLKELFKTLGCKLWLRATLSPSVMRNTLLGQCFHTRAEKIHKAIFDLFQPLLQSLEALRDGEHEKQRRHFLYFLLHQVPVSSNFSVLARRIGHKIALLIVLRGYKMNPPCPPFECAHMWGPSLVSSFNDSALHISLRQPAIDLVQTILVSDATALLASLLRNNTGNYMGNEVKYDDDDSNLPFPHAVEDVSDRPWSDFTQQSKVTLGECKEWMCIPMLWITTLTNTNLLNLPVSLSQAVFWSRSRFCLVESEKNDDMTVDMETWLSSSAVEIKGTLGWKVATGSDDGGPGKESKNSVTVSKMCPTLIRTLKRLTTGFLVQMGEEYRKQWTWVPGMSETFILSLSDPDDNIRQFGKSMLEHVSNTRGLSCGLKFLCSQSSHLVHVFSGATHVLQQVHLSSVLQRFQILHHFFFLLFKLLKEEDVVIITEAVKSSAGGFLRQPDFSAPPVIESRNSSTATPELLKFLYSLAEVAWAAVRKCLAEGKTFIHQSLCQMTCVRLLEITPVVLGKLRLSREESCAIGGALKDASDLKWLPDLIDWGRSQLKVVVTYWRRALAALLDILQGSKSDTCSSAVQAIRRVLSADDLDIEQLADQISRLVPKKNECLKPVKAVGRAPDNVMDLTEDVTEKESLKNLPSLHKSHQLDINKTLPPIRSMSRVPSLKKGTSSIDTSKSSAAVVSEKDVSVRSSNMVRDLPTTSAEPSKVGSMSKDAENRQTVGGPLSLVNRANLKNAADEFISRGTSKEAQKSAISNTKGMDLRKVVIEPEVDPLDLALKSLKPQPLPLAKPGPIVPKRQVIQLCAPVNKKAERWQRQAAGFKRFRPPKLEDWFRKILQMDYYAIVGLASTNKDENQNVGKFREVPVRFSSPEQYVQIFQPLVLEEFKAQLQSSFQEISSLEEIYYGDLSVLSIERVDDFHFVRFIKDESDGPNSKSFSENDLILFTKEHPENSNVGGNMIGKVEGREWDEKKRSSILNVRLYLQNASSRLNQARRNLLERSQWHACRILNITSQIREFQALSSIKDIPVLPVILSPLGDSNYDSETKRSDLRSLPHSLQQILKSSFNESQLQAISVSIGSSNLTKEFDISLIQGPPGTGKTRTIVAIISGLLASVSRKTGNSEQDHSSSTTSRQRMNPNVAMARVWQDAALAKQLDDDGESKKKIGEKIGKGRVLICAQSNAAVDELVSRISSLGIYGMDGKMFKPYLVRVGNAKTVHPNSLPFFLDTLVDQRLAEEKLRINKAKSNKAEDSSALLRCNLEKVVDQITRFEAKRANLNQESLDAKEKLGSKNLDIDDDGKPMSDAELGIRLRRLYEQKRKIYKDLGAVQAQERKANNEIRALKHKLRKSILKDAQIVVTTLSGCGGDLYNVCAESSSAHKFGSPSEDNLFDAVVIDEAAQALEPATLIPLQLLKSRGTKCIMVGDPKQLPATVLSNIASKYLYECSMFERLQRAGYPILMLTQQ
- the LOC103842833 gene encoding helicase SEN1 isoform X2, with amino-acid sequence MRNTLLGQCFHTRAEKIHKAIFDLFQPLLQSLEALRDGEHEKQRRHFLYFLLHQVPVSSNFSVLARRIGHKIALLIVLRGYKMNPPCPPFECAHMWGPSLVSSFNDSALHISLRQPAIDLVQTILVSDATALLASLLRNNTGNYMGNEVKYDDDDSNLPFPHAVEDVSDRPWSDFTQQSKVTLGECKEWMCIPMLWITTLTNTNLLNLPVSLSQAVFWSRSRFCLVESEKNDDMTVDMETWLSSSAVEIKGTLGWKVATGSDDGGPGKESKNSVTVSKMCPTLIRTLKRLTTGFLVQMGEEYRKQWTWVPGMSETFILSLSDPDDNIRQFGKSMLEHVSNTRGLSCGLKFLCSQSSHLVHVFSGATHVLQQVHLSSVLQRFQILHHFFFLLFKLLKEEDVVIITEAVKSSAGGFLRQPDFSAPPVIESRNSSTATPELLKFLYSLAEVAWAAVRKCLAEGKTFIHQSLCQMTCVRLLEITPVVLGKLRLSREESCAIGGALKDASDLKWLPDLIDWGRSQLKVVVTYWRRALAALLDILQGSKSDTCSSAVQAIRRVLSADDLDIEQLADQISRLVPKKNECLKPVKAVGRAPDNVMDLTEDVTEKESLKNLPSLHKSHQLDINKTLPPIRSMSRVPSLKKGTSSIDTSKSSAAVVSEKDVSVRSSNMVRDLPTTSAEPSKVGSMSKDAENRQTVGGPLSLVNRANLKNAADEFISRGTSKEAQKSAISNTKGMDLRKVVIEPEVDPLDLALKSLKPQPLPLAKPGPIVPKRQVIQLCAPVNKKAERWQRQAAGFKRFRPPKLEDWFRKILQMDYYAIVGLASTNKDENQNVGKFREVPVRFSSPEQYVQIFQPLVLEEFKAQLQSSFQEISSLEEIYYGDLSVLSIERVDDFHFVRFIKDESDGPNSKSFSENDLILFTKEHPENSNVGGNMIGKVEGREWDEKKRSSILNVRLYLQNASSRLNQARRNLLERSQWHACRILNITSQIREFQALSSIKDIPVLPVILSPLGDSNYDSETKRSDLRSLPHSLQQILKSSFNESQLQAISVSIGSSNLTKEFDISLIQGPPGTGKTRTIVAIISGLLASVSRKTGNSEQDHSSSTTSRQRMNPNVAMARVWQDAALAKQLDDDGESKKKIGEKIGKGRVLICAQSNAAVDELVSRISSLGIYGMDGKMFKPYLVRVGNAKTVHPNSLPFFLDTLVDQRLAEEKLRINKAKSNKAEDSSALLRCNLEKVVDQITRFEAKRANLNQESLDAKEKLGSKNLDIDDDGKPMSDAELGIRLRRLYEQKRKIYKDLGAVQAQERKANNEIRALKHKLRKSILKDAQIVVTTLSGCGGDLYNVCAESSSAHKFGSPSEDNLFDAVVIDEAAQALEPATLIPLQLLKSRGTKCIMVGDPKQLPATVLSNIASKYLYECSMFERLQRAGYPILMLTQQYRMHPDICRFPSMHFYDNKLLNGVDMSSKSAPFHESPYLRPYVFYDIVDGQEHRSGDSSSVCNEQEAEAAVQLLRFFKKRYPSEFVAGRIGIITPYKRQLAVLRSRFSSAFGSQVAADMELNTVDGFQGREVDILVLSTVRATHSASDGNNQSRIGFVADVRRMNVALTRARLSLWVFGNTRTLQRDHNWGALVKDAKEREAIIPVKRPYNMFGEKATEQKQFENLSKNFPEPEKQQQHSRRKEHRAETSSDRKMRKPDGDVVPLSSKGSESKQSRRKAKEEASSQRENQATGSEEVRSEVNPRRNQEKKEKMKGIEKSSNPEDTDVTSSKKKKEEPNAWKKSKKASSKLDSNKREKSTDESEQRDRQINKGNASCNQGGGEDVVSKRKKQREAVAAILNSSLIPSHKPKPPKRPLSPSSTASSHTRPSKAIKESTKNNSKQR